GGCCCGGCGGCGCCGGCGGCCGCTTTCGCCCGGCCCGTCGAGCGGGTTGACGATCCAGAGTGCCTCGAGCGCCCGGGCGGAGGTCGGGGCATCGCGGCCGGTTGCGGCGGCCGCTTCGTCGAGCCGCATCAGCGCCCCGATCATCGCCTTGGGATTGCGGGTGAGCTTCACCGCCGTGGCATCGGCCAGATATTCGCGCTGCCGCGACAGCGCGAACTGCATCGCCTGGGCCGCGAAGGGGGCGAGGATGGCGACCACCATCAGCAGCAGGGCCACCAGCGCGAGGGCGTTGCCGCCATTGCGGTCGCTGCCGCGGCGGGAGCCGCCGCCGAAATAGGCCATGTTGCGGGCCATCGCCGCCACGATGACGATCAGCCCGACCATCACCGAGACCACGACCATGTAGCGGCTGTCGCCATTGGCGAGATGGCCGGTTTCATGCGCCACCACCGCCTGCAGTTCGTCGCGGCTGAGCCGGTTCATAAGCCCGCGGGTGACCGCGATCGTGCCCTTTTCGGGCCGGAGCCCGGCGGCGAAGGCATTGGGCATGTCGGTTTCGATCACCATCACCCGCGGCTTGGGCAGGCCGGCGGCGATGGCCATTTCCTCGACGACGTTGTGCAGCCGGCGATCGGCGATCGGGTCGGCCTCGCGGGCGCCGGCGATGCCGAGCGCCATGCGATCACCGGTGGTGAGCGCCAGCGTGGACCAGAGCCCGCCGGCCACCGCCATCACCGCCGCCCCCACCGCGCCACCGCCCGAGAGCAGCATCGCGGGCAGGCCGGCACCTTCGGGCACATAGGGCGGGGCCACCCACCAGCCGACCAGATAGCCGAGCGCCATGCCGAACAAAGTGAGCCCCAGGCAGATCGCCAGGCTTTTGCGGCGGTTGGCGCGGATGGCGCCGGTGAAATCGGTGCGGTCGATCCGGATGCCCTCGACCGGCTCCGGCCGGTCCTCGGCCTCGCGGATCGGGTCCGGCGCCGTCTCCTGCCCCGTCTCCCAGGGGCCCCGGCGCGCCCAGGGGGAGGCCTGCCTCTGCCAGGGCCGCCAGCCTTTGCCGCGGGCCATGGGATCAGCGCAGCGACACGGTCGGCACCGCCGTCTCGGCGGCATCGACCTGGAAGAATTCCTCGGTCCGGAAGCCGAACATGCCGGCGATCAGGTTCGAGG
The DNA window shown above is from Tistrella mobilis and carries:
- a CDS encoding M48 family metallopeptidase — its product is MARGKGWRPWQRQASPWARRGPWETGQETAPDPIREAEDRPEPVEGIRIDRTDFTGAIRANRRKSLAICLGLTLFGMALGYLVGWWVAPPYVPEGAGLPAMLLSGGGAVGAAVMAVAGGLWSTLALTTGDRMALGIAGAREADPIADRRLHNVVEEMAIAAGLPKPRVMVIETDMPNAFAAGLRPEKGTIAVTRGLMNRLSRDELQAVVAHETGHLANGDSRYMVVVSVMVGLIVIVAAMARNMAYFGGGSRRGSDRNGGNALALVALLLMVVAILAPFAAQAMQFALSRQREYLADATAVKLTRNPKAMIGALMRLDEAAAATGRDAPTSARALEALWIVNPLDGPGESGRRRRRAGLFSTHPSIDDRIARIRAMG